The following nucleotide sequence is from Gemmatimonadaceae bacterium.
CCGCTGAGCGGTCGGGCGCTCATCCGCCGCCCGGGGGCGTCTTGCGGCCGCCGCGCCCGCCGCGCCCGCCCCGGGCAAACCGCTGCTCCAGGTTGGCGCACCGCTGGAGCGCGCCGGCCTGCGTGCCGGCCGCCGAGAAGCAGGCGCTGACGGCCCGGCTCGCCGCCATGCGCAGCTCCTGACCCACTGCCGGCGGCATGTTCGCGCCCGGCATCAGATCGCGCAGCATCTTGATCTCGCCCTGCGCGTCGCGCATTTCGTTGCCCGCCTGGCCCGGCTTGTTCGCGGCCACGAACCGTCCGGCGCGCTCGAAGTGCCCGCGAATCTCGTTCACGGCCGCGTTCACTCCCTGGCGGCCGGAAGAGTCCGGCGTGGCCACCGAATCACCGTTGGCGCGGAGCCACGGATGTCGCGTGCGCACGGTAACCGGAGCGGCGGCAGCCGTGGGCGCGGCGGCCGTGTCGGTCAGCGCGGGCGCGGCGGGCGGCTGCGAGGGCGGCGCGGCGTCCTTGTGCGTTGCCGCGCGGAGCGGCACGGGTGCGGGTGACGGCGCGGTGGTATCACGCGCCACGGGCGCGGAGGCGGCGGCCGTCGTGTCGGGAGCGGCCGCGGTCGTGTCGCGCGTGGAATCGCGGTCCGCCGGCACGCTGGACGCCGCGGCGGGCCGGGGATTCCGGTGCACCAGGGCAAAGGCGGCGACGGCGACCAACAGCAGCGCGCCGGCCGCGGCCCACGCGCGTGCCCCGCGCTTGGGCGTGGCAGGAGGCGGAAGCGGGCGGGTGCGGCCGGGACCAGCCGCGGACTTTGGCCGGTTCACCGCGGTGGCGGCGAGGGCCGGCCGGCTGGGGGCGGACACCCGGACGGTGCGATCGGGATCGATCGCGGGCGCCGACGCCGCGGCGTCGATCACTTCGCGCCCGAGGTCGGCCACGCTGGCGTATCGGTGTTCGGGTTCCGGAGCGAGCGCGCGATCGAGCACCGCCTGCAGCGGCGCCGGCCAATCGATGTCGGGGCGCACCTCGGCGAGGCTGGCCGGCCGCGACGTGAGGCGCCGCACCAGCGTTTCCTTGGAGGTGAGCCTGGGATAGGGCAGCGCGCCGGTGAGCATATTGAAGAGCACGAGCCCCAGCGAGTAGATGTCGGTGCGGTGGTCGAGCCTCTCGCCCGCGAGCTGTTCGGGACTCATGTACTCCGGCGTGCCCAGCGAGACGCCGGCCGTGGTGACCGTCTGGCCGCCGGAGGGCCCCTGCGAGCCCATCGACTTGGCGATGCCGAAGTCCACGACCTTCACCCAGTCGCTCCCGTCGAGTTGGCGGGAGAGCATGATGTTGTCGGGCTTGAGGTCGCGGTGGATGATGCCCAGGTGGTGCGCGGCGTGCAGCGCGTCGGCCGCGCCCTTGGTGATGGCCGCCGCGCGGGCCGCCGGCAGCGGACCGCCACGATTGATCAGGGCGTGCAGTGTCTCGCCCTCGACGTATTCCATGGCCAGATACAGCAACCCGTCGGGCGTCTCGCCGAAATCATAGATGGCGGCCACGTTCGGGTGGTTGATGCGGCTGGCGTTGGACGCCTCGCGGTTGAAGCGCGTGATGGCGTCGGCGGTGGTGGCGAGCGCGGGGCTCATCACCTTGAGCGCGCTCTTGCGTCCC
It contains:
- a CDS encoding protein kinase, which codes for MSTKKICTQCGTEFGSEQKFCPNDGSPLRVESTDDRLIGQVIADRYHITALIGEGGMGRVYLAEHVRMGRKSALKVMSPALATTADAITRFNREASNASRINHPNVAAIYDFGETPDGLLYLAMEYVEGETLHALINRGGPLPAARAAAITKGAADALHAAHHLGIIHRDLKPDNIMLSRQLDGSDWVKVVDFGIAKSMGSQGPSGGQTVTTAGVSLGTPEYMSPEQLAGERLDHRTDIYSLGLVLFNMLTGALPYPRLTSKETLVRRLTSRPASLAEVRPDIDWPAPLQAVLDRALAPEPEHRYASVADLGREVIDAAASAPAIDPDRTVRVSAPSRPALAATAVNRPKSAAGPGRTRPLPPPATPKRGARAWAAAGALLLVAVAAFALVHRNPRPAAASSVPADRDSTRDTTAAAPDTTAAASAPVARDTTAPSPAPVPLRAATHKDAAPPSQPPAAPALTDTAAAPTAAAAPVTVRTRHPWLRANGDSVATPDSSGRQGVNAAVNEIRGHFERAGRFVAANKPGQAGNEMRDAQGEIKMLRDLMPGANMPPAVGQELRMAASRAVSACFSAAGTQAGALQRCANLEQRFARGGRGGRGGRKTPPGGG